The Pelodiscus sinensis isolate JC-2024 chromosome 6, ASM4963464v1, whole genome shotgun sequence sequence GCCTGGAAGACAGGGAAATTAGTAAAGCATGAGTCTCCAAGCCATGCTGGTGGCCAGCACTCGGATGAGAACGCTTTCGGAGCAATTAGCGAAGAGCTgaaggcggctgctgctgctgcagacggGGAGGAAGCAAGGGCAGTTCCCTCCGGAGGCTCCCTCCACAGCAAGCATTTGCTCACTCCAGCTGCAGAAGGGTTTCAGATGTCCCACCGCTGCTTGACCCCCTGCAAATAAGGGTTGACCACCAGAGGCACATCCCACCTCTTGCTTGTAATCACTGACATGCACTGAGGCTACAGCTTCCAACCTGTTTACAACCAGACGGGGGAAGAGAAGTTAGGAGTTTtctctctggatttttttttctttttggtactTTCTGGAGGATTCAAAGCAAAACAAAGGAACTGCCTCCTCGGGGCTGTCAGTGAGCAGGGACGAGTTGTACAACTGGCTTGGGCTTTGCcaaggaaagggggtggggaaaccaGAAGGTGCAAAAACCAtcaagtgtgtggggagggagggggagaatagGGGCAAGAAACCCcttccagtgcccccccccccgggttgtGTTCATGATTTGTTTTTGCTGTCGTTCACTGCTGTCATCTATTTTTCAGACCTTTCTGCATCTAAGATGgtaaaggaaggagggaggaagagaacgAATTAACCACGGGGAAGCCTCAGAccaggttggggaggggggtgagagaaaaaagagaggattaaccaccaccaccaccaccaacacacacaaaaaccccacCAACTTTCTTCTGTGAGGGAGGACTCGGAGGATTAAAAGGCAGCAACTTCTGAGGCGATTTGTCCCCTGAGTTATGGATGTTGGTGTACTCACTTCAGGCCAGATCAGAGCTCAGAGGGCTCTAACCAGAAGCAGCAGCCCCCCGCTCCCCACTTGCCTTTTACCGGGTTTTACCCTtccagtatgtttcttctgatgAGACATTTTCCAGCGCCCAGCGTTTCAGTACAATGTGCAAATGGATACTGACAAATGGTGCCTCAGCCTTTTCCCACCTGCCTTGCTGCGgctgctgcctcttcctgctgctcttctTGGTGTCTTCTGGGTCTGTCATCTGCCAGGACATGCGGTCCCCGGAGGCCACCAACGCTtcttcttcatcctcctcctcttcatccttCTCCTCTCCTTCCAGCGCGGGGAGGCACGTGCGGAGCTACAATCACCTCCAGGGAGATGTCCGCTGGAGGAAGCTCTACTCTTATAACAAGTACTTTCTCCGGATTGAGAAGAACGGCAAGGTCAGCGGGACCAAGAAGGAGAACTGCCCGTACAGTAAGTACTGACTCCCCACACCCCCTGGGAACTGAACCATCCAGAGGGAGCCAAATCAgtaccccctcctccctcccaaaaagCCATCCCAGCATCACCTCACTACCAGTGCATCTCGTTTGCTCACATGCCACCCTGCCAGCCAAACCTTTCCTGCTCAAGAGCACTTGCTTGGGAAGGTGACAGAAAGAGGTGGAGTAGAGGTCTCTTTTGACTCTGCTCCCTGCATCCTTCTCATATCGGCACATCTCCTCTCCCTCTAGAAATTTGTTTTGCAAATGGTTTGAGTGAACACAATTGGTTTCCCGGGCTGGCAGAAAAGCAAATTAGAAAGATTTGTAAAGGGGGgcgagaagggggagggagaggctcttTTCTACTGTGTCTGAAAACAATTATCCCCTGTCATTAGAATGGCTTGATGTAAACTCAAGTTTAAAACAATACATTGATTCCCCACCTCCCTTTAAGCTCCACAAGATTTactgacacctcccccctttcctcccgcCATCCTTTCACTCCCCATCCAGTGAAAAGTGTTTTTCTGATTTTGATTTCTGCCCCTACATGTTGTTGGGTTTTGAGCGATTGCAGCCCACGAAGTTAACTTTTAAGGcaccactgctgttattttgtgTCTGCCCTGCCTTCTCTCTGGTAATATGATGCTCATGTCTGCGTTGTCAATAGCATATGTGCTGCTTTGTGCTGTCCTGTTGCACTCCTTTCTTTCTTCGGAAAGCTCTCATGTTGCAGCACTGCTATACTGCTATTGCATCGTAAACATCTGGGGCTGGACTAATGCAGACCTCACACTCGTTTCAGTGTCATAGTTTCTTAAAgaagaaatattttcaaagtaaAAGTCACAAGACTTGTAGTTTACCCCAGACAGTGAACGTTTCTCTAAATGCTAATTAGGCTTCCAATAATAGAACATTCATAACTTTTTGGTAGACTGTCGTGAGAAATGTAATTTTTGTGCAGACAAGGAAATGAATAATCTCAAATTGAAGGGGAGGAACGGTAGTAAAGCATAATATATAGCAGTGTAAGTTTCAATGGCTACATCCCTGTGTTGAAGAAGGTAGGCTCTGCTATACCAATGGTTAAGAAAAGCTACTTTATTTGATCTTACTGGTGAAAAGCAACGGGTTGGGTTTCGGTTGTTTTTGTAAATCCAAATATACCTAGGGATAGAAACGGTGCTAAACTAAAAACAAATGGGTAGATAAATGAGAGCTGCTTGAACAGTAAGTAAAGTACAGAGTGTGGTTTGGCAGGATGAAgtgttatatatttaaaaagatgACAGTTAATCCTCCAGTCCTTGCATTATTTATTTTCACCTCCATAACTGGCATTTTTTTCATTTGCGTTCTTGTATCATTGCTTCCACTTGCTACAGCTagcaatttattttaatattttatattatcaCAGCTGTTAATTCTGTAGTATTAGACCTAT is a genomic window containing:
- the FGF10 gene encoding fibroblast growth factor 10 precursor; this encodes MCKWILTNGASAFSHLPCCGCCLFLLLFLVSSGSVICQDMRSPEATNASSSSSSSSSFSSPSSAGRHVRSYNHLQGDVRWRKLYSYNKYFLRIEKNGKVSGTKKENCPYSILEITSVEIGVVAVKSINSNYYLAMNKKGKVYGSKEFNSDCKLKERIEENGYNTYASLNWKHNGRQMFVALNGRGATKRGQKTRRKNTSAHFLPMVVMS